In Mesotoga infera, one genomic interval encodes:
- a CDS encoding sugar ABC transporter permease — translation MQQVTSSILRKENSLGWKLVSPTVILLMILILYPVAYNIYISFFDYGITSSTFVGLENYVRVFKDAAFWKSFFITVGFTLITVFGSILLGLGVALMLNKEFKGRAIVRTIILLPYITPLISIVFSWKYIFDPSYGPFMQLFSQTLRWVSPQLDLLNNSNNAFLVASIFNIWRNFPFVYLMLLSRLQSIPEDYYEAAEIDGATSWQKFTNITLPELFFVMGAVALMRGIWNFYKFDEVYLISKRAGTLPIFIYERVIGTTSPEYGVAAAIATILMVVMLGLITAYVKKVLKW, via the coding sequence ATGCAGCAAGTTACCTCTTCCATTCTGAGGAAAGAAAACAGCCTGGGTTGGAAACTGGTGTCGCCAACGGTTATTCTCTTGATGATACTCATACTGTATCCCGTTGCTTACAACATATATATTTCATTTTTCGACTACGGTATTACGAGTTCGACGTTTGTGGGCCTGGAGAACTATGTCAGAGTCTTCAAAGATGCTGCATTCTGGAAGTCGTTCTTCATAACCGTTGGGTTCACTCTCATAACAGTCTTTGGGAGCATATTGCTGGGCCTTGGAGTTGCTCTAATGCTGAACAAAGAGTTCAAGGGAAGAGCAATAGTAAGAACAATTATCTTGCTTCCGTACATTACTCCCTTGATCTCGATAGTTTTCTCCTGGAAGTATATCTTTGATCCCAGCTATGGCCCCTTCATGCAGCTTTTTAGTCAGACTCTCAGATGGGTTTCCCCTCAACTCGATCTTCTTAACAACTCAAACAATGCGTTCCTCGTTGCGTCGATCTTCAACATTTGGCGCAACTTCCCCTTCGTCTATTTGATGCTTTTGTCAAGGCTCCAATCGATTCCCGAAGATTACTACGAGGCCGCGGAGATAGATGGAGCAACTTCTTGGCAGAAGTTTACGAATATCACTCTTCCCGAGCTCTTCTTCGTTATGGGAGCAGTAGCTCTTATGAGAGGAATCTGGAACTTCTACAAGTTTGATGAGGTGTATTTGATCAGCAAAAGAGCCGGTACTCTTCCGATATTCATATATGAAAGGGTAATAGGCACAACTTCTCCTGAGTATGGAGTTGCGGCTGCAATTGCAACAATTCTCATGGTTGTCATGCTGGGATTGATAACTGCATACGTCAAGAAGGTGTTG